From the Eschrichtius robustus isolate mEscRob2 chromosome 19, mEscRob2.pri, whole genome shotgun sequence genome, the window CTATCTTAACTCCCGCAAGCGTTTGCGTTCGGGATCCCCGTTTTGTCCCGCTCAGCGGCGCTTGCGGAAGCCCGCCAGTGCCCCCTGGCGGCGGAGTCCAGAATTCTCATCGCGTCTCCCAGCAGCCATTAAGGGACTTGGTGAGAACATCCAGTCAGGTGGGTGAGAGGCCCGGGAAGTGACCAATCAAAAGCGAGAGAGGGGCCAGAATTCGACCACTGAGGATAGAGAGCGCTCGGAATAAAAAACTCTTTTATTGAAGTGGGAGACAGACGCACAAAGAGAGTCTTTTTTTGCTGGGGTCTCGGGGCTCAGGGAGGCCCGGCCGGGGGGTGGCGGAGCAGGCGGGCGGCGGCGAGGCTGGTGCCCTGGCGTTGGGGCCGCGCGTACTTGAGGAAGATGGCGGCGAGGCCGGGCGCAGGGCCTCGGAGCGCGGCGCGGACCATGCACGGCTCGACCGGGCCCAGCTCCGCCCGGCTGCGGCGGAGAGACGGAGAAACAGAGATGGGGCAGGGGTAGCGGGGAATAGGAGACGACCTGTCCTCGGAGCTTGGGGCTCGAGGCTGAGAAGACAAGCTGACTTGGGTCCCCGAGGACTTCTCAGGAGTTCTCTCGAGGTCGGACACGCGGTCCATCATCTAGAGTGACTGGAGGGCGCCGAGGAGGGGCAGACCCCCTATTCTTCCCTCAGAGCGCGGCTATGGGAGAGCCAGGACACGCGAAGAGGGAAGGACTGGGGCTAAGGATGGGCAGACAGACATCCAGCTCTACCCTAGGGCACGGGCTGAAGGAAAAGATGATTCACCCTGCCCCGCGGTGGCATGGTTAACAAGGAGCTGAGGGACTCCAGCAGCTAAAGGGACACCAATTCGTGGCCAGGAAGGGAGCTAAGGGACTCGAGGCTGGCAGACCTCTCCTTCTCAACCCTGGAACGCAGTTAGAGCATCTTCTGGGCCTGAGGAGATCCTATTTTTCACCTTGGGGCAAGGTTAAGGGCCCCCACATCTGAACAAACACCCCAGTCTCTCAGACACCCCCAGAGAAAAGCAAATGGGACCCCCCAGACGAGGCAGACACCCCATTCTCTCTCGCACCCAGCAAACAAGTctagccccaccccagcccccagcccccagcccccacgcACACACACCTAATTGTCTCACATTCTCTGAGACGGTAAAGACGGCGACCAAGAAGGTAGGCCCTGAAGCCACAGAGACCCTCCGCCGCGGCCATACCTGTAAAGCGCCGGCTCGGGCCCGGAACCCGCCCCGTGGAGCACCCGGTGTGCCAGGCTCAGCGCTGCAGCGGCACGGCGACCCGGCTCCCATCCTGCTGCCTCGGCCTCCAGCAGAGACAGCTCCAGGAAGTAAGTGGCAAGTAGCAACACCTGCCATTGTGGCGGGGAGCAATCAAGCCACGCCCCTTCCCGCGCAGGCCACGCCCCTAGCCGCGCAGGTCACGCCCCTGCCCCGCGCACCTGTGGGCCGCTCCGGGCCAGCGCAGCAAGCAGCCCGAGGCAAAGTAGCGGGCCCGGGTGGTGCAGCCGGAAATCCAAGCGGCTCAGGATGCGGCGCTCCGCGCACAGAAGCTCGGCCCGCGAGAAGGAGCCATCgcccaggaggcagagggaggcggGCTGGGAATTGGGGGGAAAGAGGTGGAGGAATCTTGAACCCCGGCTCGTTACTCCCTGCCCTTGAGCTCCTGGGATCGGTTCAGTCCCtgttctggacctcagtttcctggtctgtctgtaaaatggggccattGATTTGTTGTCTGGAAATCGTGGGAAGCAGAGGCTTCAGAGTCAGATAGACTTGCGTTCCCGAGCTCAAACCCTACCATTTACTCTCTGTGTGACATGGACATCCACTGAAGctctctgagattcagtttcttcatccataaaacgGAGATGTTACTCCCTACCTCACCAGGCAGTTCTGATAAGGCACTGAGTTTATGCATGTTAACTACTCAAACTACTATAACTACTCAAGACTGAGTTCAAGTCCCAGATGCTTGCCTTTGGGCAAATgtcttcctctctctgggccGCAGTCTCTTCCTCTGTTAAAGGGACACACTGGTAGCCTCTACCACAGACAGACATGCTGGGATTCCAAGAGTAGGTAAAGTGCtcgcttggcacacagtaggcgttTAATCTGTGATGCGGCGAGGAAGGGCTCCACCCTCCCAAGCCCCGCCCCGGGAGTACCTCTGGAAGCACGCACTCTTCCATTTTGCACGCCACGAACAGGCAGGCCACGCCCAGCAGCTGCAGGCGGTGTAGGCGCACTCGGCCCGCGCCTAGGTAGGAATCGAGCAGGTGCACGGCCAGGTAGAGCGTGTCCCCCGCCAGGCCCAGGTACTCCTGGGGAGAGGCGCAGGTGATCACCACGGTTCTAGGATGCTACGCAGGCCcagccctttctccctccccattACGTACGTGAACCTGCACTAGCCAGTCCACCACTAGCGCGCGCATCTCCGGGGTCACGGCGCGGGGCAGGGCCCTCCGGGGCAGCGCGCGGCACACCTGGGGTCGGGCAGGAACGGCCTCACTCTCCTCACCTGCGCCTCGGCTTCTCTCCCGGGCTCCAGCCCTGGGTGCAGCAATCTCCTCGCACCAGTTGGACGTCATGAGTGCCACACACAAACTGGCCTCCGACGTCCCCTCCGAATATGCTCTTCCGTGTCCCCATCTAGAACCCTGGAtgcctcactttccatctctCCAGTCTAGCCCCCATGGCCACAGGACTTCCTGAGCATCTCCTCCTGGGTTCCCAGACTCCAATCTTAGTCACCAAGCCTCAACCCATCCTCCTCAGAGCACCCAGAGGGTCTTTCTAAACTATAAATCTGACCAAGgaactcccctgcttaaaacccttcctTGGCTTTCAGTACCCTTAGGAGAAAATCCCAATTGCTCTCAGACTCTCTCAGGCCCTGCTCCAACAtcacctcttccctctctcccctcacaACCCACACTCCACTACTCCAGCGTTCTTTTGGCCCTAGACTATGCCAAGCTCAttcctacctcaggacctttgcacttacgTACCGGCCATTCCCTCCAGCTGAAATGGTCATTCCCCACTCCTTGCATTGCTGACTTCTCGGTCATTCCAGTCTCAGCTAAAATTTCCCTGACTTTTTCTATACTTTTCCTTGCACCCCATCATCTCTATctcattgctttattttcttcatagtattTCAGTCTGGAGATACCCTGTGTTTCCTTGAATGTTTTGTCTTTTTGCCCCACTAGACTGCTGGCACCACGAGGGCAGGGATTTCTGTTCAGATCACAGCTGTGTCTTGGTTCCTAACAGAGACCCTGACCCAGGAGAGATGCTCACAAGATGTTTGTTACATAAACACATCCCTTCGGTATTTCTCCTGGCAGTGCCTGTCTCAGACAGGTAACTGTGGACCACCGTGGCCTGTGTTTGGTTTTTGTGGCCCTTCTGAAATTATCGCCCGCATTTGTTTGTCTCCCCACAGTGAGGACAGACTATCTCATGTTGTCCATCACGgcgtccccagtgcctagaacgtGCTCAGAAACATTTGTTAATAACTCGCTAAATAGTTGGTAAGTGAGTAAATGTGAGGGACAAGTACGAGAGGTTATGCAATACCAAAGGAGGGGCTGCAGACAGCCTGGGGAAGATGGGAAAGGGCATTCCCGGCAGTGGAAACCACACAGGTAACAGTGCGAGAAAAAAGCCAAGTTGTGGGTGGCAGTGGTGTAAAAGCTGCAAAGTCGGGTGGGAAGTGAGGTGAGAGGCTGGCGAGGTGGGAGTTAGGGAATGCTTGCTGAGTGGGCGTTGGGCAAGCGAGTCAGCTTTGGCTTCCTCTAACCCGACAGCCTCTGCTGCCCTCCAGGGATGTGGGCGGCGCCAGAGTTGCCCAAAGCCCGCTGGCCCACGAGTGTCCCGCCCCGGTCCCACTCACCATGACTTCGGCGAAGATATCCCCGGCGTACTCACgttctccctccagccccagcgAGCTCAGAGCCTCCTCCAGCCCCGGCGGCGCGCACGGCCCAGGGGGCCTCTCCGGGCATCCTGGGGAGACCCTCCTTCCCGCGGGGACACCGTCGGGGACTGGGGTGCTCCGAGGCTTGGCATCGAGGGGGTCAGTTGGACTCTGcaagggagagggggtggggtcaGGGTCTGGAGAAAGGCCCAAGCCAGGAGGTGGGAACCTGGCTCCGGTATCTCACCAGCATCCTTCAGGCTGGAGTCAAGGGCCAAGCCGAGCTCCCGCCTCTTCCCGCTGGAGCTGAGGACCCGCGGTGGGCGCTTTAAATGCGCCGGGGCGCTTTAAATGCGGCTGGGCGCATGCGCGCTGAGCACGCTTCACCTGGGCAGGCGCACAGGCAATGGCGAATGCTACGTGGGCTCGCTCTGCACCCTCCAAACCTTCTAGGTCAGACAGCTGGATCATATCCTCTTCCTGCTACTTACTATATGACCAGACGCAGGCCCTCTGAGTCGCGCTCTCCTCAGCTATAAAGTAAGGGTTTCAAAACTTAGCCGACAGAGTTGTCCTGAGGAATTTGTAAGATGGTTTGTTAAGTGTCCAGCACAGGGATTAATACAGTAAAAGCTCAAGGCATGAGAGCTATAAAATCACATAACAAATATTAATAGAGGGCCTCTGTCCCCTGTAGTGGGTATTCAGGGATGAGCAAACCAGCTGTGGTCGCTGCCTTTACCAAGCCCACAGCCTACTGTGGAGGTGACCCGCACAAGTCACCAGCGATCGGTCTGGACTAGTGCAGCGGCCTCTTCACTGCTCTCCCTGAACCCATCCTCTACAGTCTGCTACCCACATGCAGCTGGAAATGACCCTGTGACACCTAATAAGTCAGATCACACTCTGCCTCTCTTCAGAACATTGTGGCTCCCATATCCCTCAAGTTGAAAGTCCAAGTGGCCCTATATTATCTTCCCATCCCAAACACACCTTTGAGCTCATCTCCTATCCCCCTCACTCATTCCTCTCCCATCACACTGGCCTCCTGGCTCATCCTCACCCACACCAGGCAcagtcctacctcagggcctttacacTGGCTATTCCCTCTGCGTGGAACCTCTTCCGTCAGAGATCCTTCATTTCCTGTAAAGTGTTTACTCAGATGTTACCTTCTCCATACAAAGTGCCATCCTAAGCATTTCCTGTTCCCATTCTTTCTATGCACTTATTCTCTTCTTAGCACTTACTGCTTTATTTATTGTCTCCCTCCTGACTAGAATGTGAACCCCACGAGGGTAGGGCTTatctaattttttgtttgtttttcattgctgtattctcagtgcctagaacagggcTTGGCACATAGTCGGTactcaaacatttgttgaatgaatgagtgaacaggctgtatgtaatttttaaatcatcTGGAAGGGCCTCTTTGAGGAGGTGATGTTGAAACTGAAACCTGTTACAGGAGGAGCCAGAAACGCAAAGAGAGGTGAGAATATTCCAGGTGGAgtgaacagcatgagcaaaggccctgaggtaggagagctTGCTATTTTCAGGCATTGAGAGGTCAGTGAAGCTGGAAAAGTGAGCAGAGAAGAGTGTGAGATCCCGGACCACTGGCTTTCTGTcatacttaaaataaaacaaactcctTACCTTCAGCACAAGGTCCTTTTGGCACATTGTTACCTCTCTAAACTCATTTCCTTCTACTCTCCCCATTCCTCAGTCCTTTTGAAATACTCTGTCTTCTTTATGTTCCCCGAACACATCAGACACctgcctgcctcaggacctttgcacttgctgttccccctTGCCTGAACCCCTGATGAGAACCTGGATATTCATATGCTCAGAGTATCTCTACAcagtacaggcagacctcagagacagtgcaggtttggttccagaccacccccataaagcaaatatcacaataaagtgagtcacacaattttttttggtttcccagtgcgtatAAAAGTTgtgtacactatactgtagtctattaagtgtgcaatagtattatgtctaaagaaacaatgcgcataccttaattttaaaatgctttattgaaaaaaaatcacacacacacacaaaacaacaaaagaaaaacaaaaaacacgctaaccatcatctgacaatacagggttgccacaaaccttcaatttgtaaaacatgTAGTTATCTGccaagtgcaataaagcaaagcacaataaaatgagatatgcctGTACGAAATAACTACAAAGGGAAAGTAGTaactttacagaggagaaatcTTGACAGACGCCACCTTAACCAAGGAATCCAAGTCATCACCAGGAAAAGGACAGATCACCTCATGTGCCTCCTGATAGGATGCACTGATGGGGGCATCTCATTTCGGGGAATTCCTTTCAAAAATAGCTTACATATAACCACAAGGAAACATCAGGCAACAAACTCTGATTGAGGAGCATTCTGCAAAATAACGGCCCTGTAAGCTTCAAACCAGACAACTGAATACAACGTGTGAGCCTGGACTGAGTCATTAGCCAGGACTTTTCTTTCGTATTCGGGGACATTAATGTGACTATTAGTAAAATCTGATCAAGGTCCAAGAGAAAAGCATTGTATCAATATTAACTTCCTGACCTTGATAATTGGACCTtgattatgtaagagaatgttctTGTTTTGGGACAGATACATAAatatcgggggggggggggtggataaaGTCAGTGTAGGATATCACGGAGAACCTGCGTGAAGGGTAGATGAAAAATTTtcgtactttttaaaaataaattttggagatttatgGAAAGTTGCAGAGATGACAGAGTTCCCACATACCCagacccagtttcccctattaacaCTTTAGTGTGGTCTTGTCACAATTTAATGAACCAATAGGGACATAGTATTATTCAAGTCCACGCACTATTCAGATTTCCTGACTTTTTACCTAATGTCTTCTCTGTCCCAGGACCCCATTCAGGACACATTACGTTTAGTCTTCACGTTTCCTAAGgcttctcttggctgtgacagcttCTCAGGCTCTCCTTGTTTTGAACAACCTTGACAGTTCTGAGAACCAGTGGTCGGGTCTTGTGCAGAACATCCCTCAGCTGGACTCTTCCTGATGCGTGTTTTCTCTTTATTAGACTGAGGGTGTTTCAGAAAGACCCCAGAGGTAAAGTATCATCTAATCCTATAGGAGGTACACATTGCCGACACGATTCACCACTTGACGTTGACCTTGACCACCTGCCTGATGCAGCTCCACTTTCTCCACTAACAGTTGCCTTCccccctttccatactgtactctttggaagcaAGTCACTTTGCAGTCCATACCAAAGGAGTGGGGGCCATGTTTCCCCTCTTTGAAGGCAGACTATTTACAGATATCTGGAATTCTGTAGAGAGATGTCTGTTCTCACCATTTGTCATTTATATCAGCACAGACTCATTTATTTTACCCCTTGGGTAAAACCCAATACTATGCTAATTATTGTTGCTCAAATTGCTTTCAGCTGTGGCCACTGGGGGCTCTTTCCcattggctcctgtgtcccttcaATGCCCCGTCAGTGAGGGTTTGGTTTGGTTCTAGTAGGTCCTTATTTTCGGGCACAAGATGCTCGGGTTCATCTTGTACATTTTCTGCTCCAGTCCTAGAATCACTGTGGTactcttttttaaagtttcaaagttTTCAACGAGTctgcaattatttcaaaattaaagttaaaaatatgtgAATCGCTACACTTTTGGGGAAAGCTATCTGGCATGTATTAAAATACAGCAACTCTAGAATGTAGgccacaaaaatttaaaaagcacaagCGCGATAAGATGGATTGTTACACTGTCAAAGGTTTATTACAGTACTGCTGGTAGCAGCAAACAAACTGGAAACCAAGTAAATTCTTGTCGACGGGGGGCAGCTGAATCAGTTGAGGCACATCCAACCCAAGAAAGCAGAGAAAGCTCGTGAAGCAGCTGGAGGCATGACAAGTGTCCACGAGGAGTCCCCCAAATGCAGAAAAGTGGCTCAGAGAGGAGGATCTCGTTTCTACCAACGACCCAGCAAGCCTACTGATGTACATATGCCggcaggaggggggaggggtaagatgcaGCAGTACAGAGCCCAGCAGCTTGACGACCTCAGCTGGGAGGAAAGTGTTATGCAGACAGAGGGACAGCCTTTCACGGCACTGTGTCCACTGGCACAGGGGTAACATGAGGACCAGAATGACCGCTCAAGGCCTGGGGGTGGTTTTgagtttcctcctcctcctttcacaAAACTCGTGAAACTGTCTAAATGCACGTGACAAAAGACAGATCTATTCAAAATTTAATTTCCCTAAttggtaaaatttattaaaacactCCCCTCTAAAACTCCCTATTTGGGAAAAGTTCTCCTACCGAAATAAGAAGCACCACTACATCTACGGATACACATTCAACTGAGGGCAGCAACTGAGGAACCCGGGGGAGGCCTCCGCGGGCTGTTAAGACACCACTAACTGGCTGAGGTAGATGCGGGGCTGGACCCACACGAAGGTCTGAGTGACAGTGTGGTGGGACGAGGAACTCTAGCACCAGGCACCTCCAGGGGCTGGACAAGAGGGAAGAGtaaaaggcttttcttttttcattaatttttattggagtatagttgcttttaaAAGGCTTTTCTTTATAAGCCTCTCTGACGTTTATCATATGACCACCAGGACATACTTTTGTAACTCAAttcataataaagtccatatgaagttagaaaacaaaaaatattccttgagtcTTGGTTGTAGCATCTGACTTTTCCTCTACCCCCATTTACAATCTCAAAGGCTCCGTGTGTGTAAAGGCCTACACCTTCGGGCAAAATCTGACATTAAATTCACCTGTGCCAGGGCTCCGCAGGGGCAGCCCTGGCCCTGGGGTCTGAGAGGAGTGACTCAAGCATGGTAACTCCAGGATTAAAGGGACAGGTGCCAGAGGGGTCCCAGAGCTGTGAAGGCTGTAACCCAACCCGAGGTGCTCCCAGCCGACTGCCACCACACATCCCACTGATCCGCCAAGGGTTGTGCGTCAGAATTGGGGGCCATAGGTAAGATGGGGCGAGCAGGCAGTGCCCCCTTCCAGGGCTCAAGGGCCACAGGAAatgagtcctctccctcccacGCCCACTCTAGGGCCCAGCGACACCTCGCACCCCTTCCACCCCCATCTCTCCACCCCACCTCTTTCTGCCTCAGCAGCTTCCAAGGGACTGCAACGGTCTCTGTCCACTGTACCCCCCGCCCAGGCGCCTTCCCCCAACTCTTCGGCAGCTTCCCCCCCAGCggtccccaccctccaccctgaGCTTGAGCA encodes:
- the CCNP gene encoding cyclin-P: MLSPTDPLDAKPRSTPVPDGVPAGRRVSPGCPERPPGPCAPPGLEEALSSLGLEGEREYAGDIFAEVMVCRALPRRALPRAVTPEMRALVVDWLVQVHEYLGLAGDTLYLAVHLLDSYLGAGRVRLHRLQLLGVACLFVACKMEECVLPEPASLCLLGDGSFSRAELLCAERRILSRLDFRLHHPGPLLCLGLLAALARSGPQVLLLATYFLELSLLEAEAAGWEPGRRAAAALSLAHRVLHGAGSGPEPALYSRAELGPVEPCMVRAALRGPAPGLAAIFLKYARPQRQGTSLAAARLLRHPPAGPP